A DNA window from Mastomys coucha isolate ucsf_1 unplaced genomic scaffold, UCSF_Mcou_1 pScaffold21, whole genome shotgun sequence contains the following coding sequences:
- the Klk15 gene encoding kallikrein-15, with product MLSTCPLNSQEAGAGGRSRRPGPSSTMWLLLAFVLLVSAAQDGDKVLEGEECVPHSQPWQVALFERGRFNCGAFLISPHWVLTAAHCQTRFMRVRLGEHNLRKFDGPEQLRSVSRIIPHPGYEARTHRHDIMLLRLFQPARLTAHVRPVALPTRCPLIGEDCVVSGWGLLSDNNPGATGSQKSQVRLPDTLHCANISIISEASCNKDYPGRVLPTMVCAGVEGGGTDSCEGDSGGPLVCGGALQGIVSWGDVPCDTTTKPGVYTKVCSYLEWIRKNMRRN from the exons ATGCTGTCCACCTGTCCTCTCAACAGtcaggaggctggggctggaggaag ATCTCGAAGACCTGGACCTTCTTCTACAATGTGGCTTCTCCTTGCTTTTGTCTTGCTGGTGTCTGCAG CGCAGGACGGTGACAAGGTGCTGGAAGGCGAGGAGTGTGTGCCTCATTCACAGCCATGGCAAGTGGCCCTCTTTGAACGCGGCCGCTTCAATTGTGGAGCTTTCCTCATCTCCCCGCACTGGGTGCTGACTGCCGCCCACTGCCAAACCCG CTTCATGAGAGTGCGTCTGGGCGAGCACAACCTTCGCAAGTTCGATGGCCCAGAGCAACTGCGCTCCGTCTCTCGCATCATCCCACATCCGGGCTACGAGGCTCGCACCCACCGCCATGACATCATGCTCTTGCGACTTTTCCAGCCTGCCCGGCTGACAGCCCACGTGCGTCCTGTGGCGCTGCCCACACGTTGCCCCCTTATCGGGGAGGACTGTGTGGTGTCAGGCTGGGGCCTGCTATCAGACAACAACCCTGGAGCCACAGGGAGTCAAAAGTCACAAG TGAGACTCCCCGATACGTTGCATTGTGCCAACATCAGCATTATCTCTGAAGCATCCTGCAACAAGGACTACCCAGGTCGCGTGTTGCCCACCATGGTGTGTGCCGGTGTTGAGGGCGGCGGCACGGACTCCTGTGAG GGTGACTCTGGAGGACCCTTGGTCTGCGGGGGTGCCCTGCAGGGCATTGTCTCTTGGGGTGATGTCCCCTGTGATACTACCACCAAGCCTGGAGTCTACACAAAAGTCTGCAGCTACTTGGAGTGGATCCGGAAAAATATGAGGAGGAACTGA